The following are from one region of the Odontesthes bonariensis isolate fOdoBon6 chromosome 16, fOdoBon6.hap1, whole genome shotgun sequence genome:
- the LOC142402340 gene encoding moesin a → MPKTISVRVTTMDAELEFAIQPNTTGKQLFDQVVKTIGLREVWYFGLQYQDTKGFSTWLKLNKKVTAQDVRKESPLLFKFRAKFFPEDVTEELIQDATQRLFFLQVKEGILNDDIYCPPETAVLLASYAVQAKFADYNKEVHTTGYLNSEHLLPQRVLDQHKLNKEQWEERIQVWHEEHKGMIREESMMEYLKIAQDLEMYGVNYFSIKNKKGTELWLGVDALGLNIYEQNDKMTPKIGFPWSEIRNISFNDKKFVIKPIDKKAPDFVFYAPRLRINKRILALCMGNHELYMRRRKPDTIEVQQMKAQAREEKNHKKMERALLENEKRKREVAEKEKEKIEKEKEELMERLKQIEEQTKKAQQELEEQTQRALELEQERKRAQEDAERLESDLKGAEDAKMALLQQSESQMKNQEHLATELAELTSKISLLEDAKKKKEEEAVQWEQKATLVQEDLEKTKEELKNKVMSAHVQEPLNAENEHDENDESSAEASAEFTDAATYKDRSEEERMTEAEKNERLQKHLLALSSELANARDESKKTVNDMIHAENMKAGRDKYKTLRQIRSGNTKQRIDEFECM, encoded by the exons atgcCGAAAACG ATCAGTGTAAGAGTCACCACGATGGATGCTGAGCTGGAGTTTGCCATTCAGCCCAATACAACAGGAAAGCAGCTCTTTGACCAG GTTGTGAAGACCATTGGACTGCGAGAGGTTTGGTACTTTGGACTCCAGTACCAAGATACAAAGGGTTTCTCTACATGGCTGAAGCTCAATAAGAAG gTGACGGCCCAGGATGTGAGGAAGGAAAGCCCGCTGCTGTTTAAGTTCCGTGCCAAGTTCTTCCCTGAGGATGTTACAGAGGAGCTAATCCAGGACGCCACGCAGCGGCTGTTCTTCCTGCAGGTGAAGGAGGGAATCCTCAATGATGACATCTACTGTCCCCCGGAGACGGCCGTGCTCCTGGCCTCCTACGCGGTGCAGGCCAAGTTCGCCGACTACAACAAGGAAGTCCACACAACAGGCTATCTGAACAGTGAACACCTGCTCCCTCAGAG AGTTCTGGATCAGCACAAACTCAACAAGGAGCAGTGGGAGGAGAGGATTCAAGTGTGGCATGAGGAACACAAGGGCATGATAAG AGAGGAATCAATGATGGAATATCTGAAAATCGCTCAGGACCTGGAGATGTATGGagtcaactacttcagcatcaAGAATAAGAAAGGAACAGAGCTGTGGCTGGGAGTAGATGCATTGGGTCTTAACATTTACGAACAGAATGACAA AATGACGCCCAAAATCGGATTTCCTTGGAGTGAAATAAGGAACATTTCCTTCAACGACAAGAAGTTTGTCATTAAACCAATTGACAAGAAAGCACCT GACTTTGTCTTCTACGCGCCGAGACTGCGCATCAACAAACGCATTCTGGCTCTGTGCATGGGCAACCACGAGCTGTACATGCGCCGCCGCAAGCCGGACACCATCGAAGTGCAGCAGATGAAGGCTCAAGCTCGGGAGGAGAAGAATCACAAAAAGATGGAGAG AGCTCTGCTGGAGaatgaaaagaggaaaagagaagTTGCGgaaaaggagaaggagaagattgaaaaggagaaggaggaacTGATGGAGCGACTAAAGCAGATTGAGGAGCAGACGAAAAAAGCCCAGCAGG aGCTGGAGGAGCAGACACAGAGGGCTctggagctggagcaggagaggaAGCGAGCTCAGGAGGACGCTGAGCGTCTGGAGTCCGATCTGAAGGGCGCGGAGGATGCCAAGATGGCGCTGCTGCAGCAGTCGGAGAGTCAGATGAAGAACCAAGAACACCTG GCTAcagagttggctgaactgaCTTCAAAGATTTCCCTGCTGGAGGAtgccaagaagaagaaggaggaagaggcTGTGCAGTGGGAACAGAAG GCTACCTTGGTCCAGGAAGACCTGGAGAAGACCAAAGAAGAGCTTAAGAACAAAGTGATGTCGGCTCACGTTCAGGAGCCGCTCAACGCAGAGAACGAGCACGACGAGAACGACGAGAGCAGCGCTGAGGCCAGCGCCGAGTTCACAGACGCAGCCACGTACAAGGACCGCAGCGAAGAGGAGAGAATGACCGAGGCTGAGAAGAACGAACGCTTGCAGAAACATCTACTC GCTTTAAGCTCAGAGCTGGCCAACGCTCGGGATGAGAGCAAGAAGACGGTGAACGACATGATCCATGCAGAGAACATGAAGGCAGGACGCGACAAGTACAAGACCCTCCGACAGATCCGGTCAGGAAACACCAAACAGCGCATCGATGAGTTTGAATGCATGTGA